Sequence from the Actinomycetota bacterium genome:
CGTGGCCGTGGTCACCTCCGACAACCCCCGCTCCGAGCGCCCGGAGGCGATCGTCGAGCAGGTCGCCGAGGGGGTGGCCCGCGCGGCCGGTCCGGACGGGTTCCTGGTCGAGGTCGACCGCCGGGCCGCCATCCGGGCCGCCCTGGCCATGGCCGGGCCGGGCGACGCCGTCCTGCTCGCCGGCAAGGGCCACGAGCAGGGCCAGGAGTTCGCCGGCGGCGGCAAGGTCCCCTTCGACGACCGCGTCGTGGCCACCGAGGAGCTGCGGGCGCTGCTGGGGGGTCCGGGGGGCTCATGGAGCGAAGCGGTAGCCCCCCGGGAATCGGGGGCGGCACGTTGATCCCGGTCACGCTCAAGGAGATCGCGGAGGTGACCGGGGGGCGGCTGGCCGGCGCCGACCCGGACGCCGTCGTCACCGGGGTCCAGGTCGACTCCCGCAAGGTCCAGCCGGGGGAGCTGTTCGTGGCCCTGCCCGGGAGCCGCACCGACGGCAGCCTGTTCGCGGCCGCCGCCGCCGAGGCCGGCGCGGCCGCGACCCTGGCCCAGGAGGGCACCGTCCTCGCCGGCCCCCGGGTCGAGGTCGCCGACCCCCTGGCCGCCCTCGGCGCCCTGGGCACGGCCGTGCGGGACCGGTCGGCGGCCACGGTGGTGGCGGTCACCGGCTCCAACGGCAAGACCACCACCAAGGACCTGCTCGCCGCCGCCCTGGCCACCCGCCTGCGCACGGTCGCCAACCAGGCCTCGTTCAACAACGAGGTCGGCCTGCCCCTGACCCTCACCCGGATCGAGCCCGGCACCCAGGCGGTGGTGGTCGAGATGGGCGCCCGCGGCCCCGGCCACATCGCCGCCCTGGCCCGCCTGGCCCGGCCCGGGGTCGGCGTGGTCCTCAACGTCGGCGAGTCCCACCTGGGCATGTTCGGCTCCCGGGAGGCGATCGCCAAGGCCAAGGGCGAGCTCGTCGAGGCCCTGCCGCCCGACGGCACGGCCGTGCTCAACGCCGACGACCCCCAGGTGGCGGCCATGGCCGGCCGCACCGTGGCCCGGGTGGTCAGCTTCGGCCAGGCCGCCGGCGAGGTGCGGGCCGCCGGGGTCGAGCTGGACGGCGACGGCCGGGCCCGGTTCCTGCTCCACACCCCGGCCGGGACCGCCCCGGTCGTCCTGCCCGCCCCCGGCGAGCACCTGGTCGGCTGCGCCCTGGCCGCGGCCGCGGCCGCCCACGTCCTCGGGGTGGGGCCGGACGACGCCGCCGCCGGCCTGGCCGCGGCCCGCCTGTCGCCCATGCGGATGCAGGTCCACCGCCGGCCCGACGGGCTGACCGTGGTCAACGACGCCTACAACGCCAACCCGTCGTCGATGGCGGCGGCCCTCAAGACCCTGGCCGCCCTCGGCCGCCAGGGCGGGCGCACGGTGGCCGTGCTCGGCGAGATGGCCGAGCTGGGCCCGGACGCGGCCGCCGAGCACGACCGCATCGGCCGCCTGGCCACCCGCCTGGGCATCGACCGGCTGGTCGGGGTGGGGGAGCCGGGCCGGGTGATGGCCGCCGCCGCCCGCATGGAGGGCATGTGGCCCGAGGAGGCCGAGGCGGTCCCCGACGCCGACGCCGCCGTGGCCCTGCTCACCCCCGCCCTCGGCCCCGACGACGTGGTCCTGGTCAAGGCCAGCCGGGTCGTCGCCCTCGACCGGGTCGCCGACGCCCTGCTTCGTCCCCGGCCGGAAGGGGTCTGACCGTTGGTCGGGATCCTGATCGCGGCCGCCGTCGCCCTCGCCCTGGGCCTGGTCGGCACGCCGCTGGCCATCCGGACCTTCCGGCGGCGCGGGCTCGGCCAGCTCATCCAGGCCGACCTGCCCGACGCCCACCAGACCAAGCGCGGCACCCCGACGATGGGCGGGGCGGTGATCATCCTCGGCGCCGTCGCCGGCTACCTGGTCGTCCACCTGTTCAGCGGCGGCCGGGTCCCGTTCACCCCGGCCGGGGCGCTGGTCGTCATCACCATGGTCCTGCTCGGCATCGTCGGCTTCGTCGACGACTACCTCAAGATCCGCAACCAGCGCAGCCTCGGCCTGACCAAGACGGCCAAGTTCGCCGGCCAGGCCCTGGCCGCGATCGTGCTCGGGGTCGGCGCCTGGTACTGGGCCGACGCCTTCCGCGGCATCTCCTTCATCCGCCCCCTCGGCGGCACCGAGCTCCACCTCATCCTGTTCCTGGTCTGGGTGTTCCTGCTCGTCTCGGCGACCTCCAACGGGGTCAACCTGACCGACGGCATGGACGGGCTCGCCTCCGGCTCCACCGTGCTGGTGGTGGCCG
This genomic interval carries:
- the murF gene encoding UDP-N-acetylmuramoyl-tripeptide--D-alanyl-D-alanine ligase; its protein translation is MIPVTLKEIAEVTGGRLAGADPDAVVTGVQVDSRKVQPGELFVALPGSRTDGSLFAAAAAEAGAAATLAQEGTVLAGPRVEVADPLAALGALGTAVRDRSAATVVAVTGSNGKTTTKDLLAAALATRLRTVANQASFNNEVGLPLTLTRIEPGTQAVVVEMGARGPGHIAALARLARPGVGVVLNVGESHLGMFGSREAIAKAKGELVEALPPDGTAVLNADDPQVAAMAGRTVARVVSFGQAAGEVRAAGVELDGDGRARFLLHTPAGTAPVVLPAPGEHLVGCALAAAAAAHVLGVGPDDAAAGLAAARLSPMRMQVHRRPDGLTVVNDAYNANPSSMAAALKTLAALGRQGGRTVAVLGEMAELGPDAAAEHDRIGRLATRLGIDRLVGVGEPGRVMAAAARMEGMWPEEAEAVPDADAAVALLTPALGPDDVVLVKASRVVALDRVADALLRPRPEGV
- the mraY gene encoding phospho-N-acetylmuramoyl-pentapeptide-transferase, yielding MVGILIAAAVALALGLVGTPLAIRTFRRRGLGQLIQADLPDAHQTKRGTPTMGGAVIILGAVAGYLVVHLFSGGRVPFTPAGALVVITMVLLGIVGFVDDYLKIRNQRSLGLTKTAKFAGQALAAIVLGVGAWYWADAFRGISFIRPLGGTELHLILFLVWVFLLVSATSNGVNLTDGMDGLASGSTVLVVAAYVVIGFWQFRHLCGSPPDTAGCYRFPAGESPQDLAIVAAAMMGSTAGFLWWNAPPARIFMGDTGSLALGGTLAALALFTNTQLLLAVLGGLYVVETLSVILQVASFRLFQRRVFKMAPIHLHFELSEWPEFTVIVRFWILAGLAVAFGLGLFYAEFLAAGGTGG